A single genomic interval of Lucilia cuprina isolate Lc7/37 chromosome 2, ASM2204524v1, whole genome shotgun sequence harbors:
- the LOC124421274 gene encoding uncharacterized protein LOC124421274, with translation MTPGSGGSSSSSAGGGGGGGGGSSGGTSTIRTTTTTKKPANRIFDYVDYDEGRKYPENHDYYLENDQYNVYPNEVNITHSYAENYNMSHEYDQTSNYEQNSAEYDHDNEEKSQSEVPEVSNDLEQQQTESTSDAESSYEHSDYNSNEDFNENDQTAAARFNKAVQDTKRSKGHHK, from the coding sequence ATGACACCTGGTAGTGGGGGCAGTAGCAGTAGTAGTGCTGGTGGTGGCGGCGGTGGAGGTGGTGGTAGTAGTGGAGGTACCTCAACTATTCGtaccacaacaacaacgaaaaaaccTGCCAACCGTATTTTTGATTACGTTGACTACGATGAAGGACGTAAATATCCCGAAAATCATGATTACTATTTGGAAAATGATCAATATAATGTCTATCCAAATGAAGTAAACATCACTCACTCCTATGCAGAAAATTACAATATGTCTCATGAATATGATCAAACATCGAACTATGAGCAAAACTCAGCTGAGTATGATCATGATAATGAAGAAAAAAGTCAATCTGAAGTACCAGAAGTTAGCAATGAtttagaacaacaacaaactgaAAGTACATCGGATGCAGAAAGCTCTTATGAGCACAGTGACTATAATAGTAATgaagattttaatgaaaatgatcAAACAGCAGCGGCTCGTTTTAATAAGGCTGTTCAAGATACAAAACGTTCAAAAGGTCATCAtaaataa